From Nocardioides daedukensis, the proteins below share one genomic window:
- the cobN gene encoding cobaltochelatase subunit CobN, translated as MTDQPGTVRIALLSTSDTDLLSARSADADYALGNPSRLDVHEDLPRLLDGADLVVVRILGSVRSWQDGIDAVLAAGVPVVVLGGEQTPDAELMSHSTVPVGTAAEAHAYLAQGGPANLTNLHAFLSDTVLLTGVGFEPPYVVPEWGWAERPVGDRPIEDRSIEDRSIADRSIADRPRARVGVLYYRAHEASGNAGFAHDLADALDATGEAVGLPIFSSSLRTAPDELYDALGSLDALVVTVLAAGGTKPGTASAGEDDEAWDVERIKALDIPVLQGLCLTSSRAEWEESDDGVTPLDSANQIAIPEFDGRIITAPFSFKEIDPDDPAGLPRYVSDEERCRRVAGIAVNHARLRHIAPGDRKIAVMLSAYPTKHSRIGNAVGLDTPVSAIRLLRRMREAGYDLGPAGGEVTRFLDLDDDTEAGNGLIHALIAAGGQDEEWLTAAQLSESHVRISASDYERWTADLPEQLRDEIVEAWGAAPGELFVNAEGEIVLATLRAGNLVVMIQPPRGFGENPVAIYHDPELAPSHHYLAAYRWLQAPQEQNGFGAHAVVHLGKHGSMEWLPGKNAALAATCATDAVIGNLPLIYPFLINDPGEGAQAKRRAHATIVDHLIPPMARAESYGDIAKLEQLLDEYANIAAMDPPKLPMIRAQIWTLMQSAQMHKDLGLETQPGDEQFDDFIMHVDGWLCEVKDAQIRDGLHILGQAPSGEARVNLVLAILRATQIWGGQQASLPGLRNALGLKEDAPATEVDAIESRAKTLVQEMENVGWDVAAVPQVLAAHEPDASADLTAILEFAATQVVPRLAGTADELDAVLHALDGGFIPAGPSGSPLRGLVNVLPTGRNFYTVDPRAVPSRLAWETGVSMAESLVQRHLSETGDYPRSVGLSAWGTSAMRTSGDDIAEVLALIGIRPEWDPASRRVNGLTVIPLEELGRPRIDVTVRISGFFRDAFPHVIAMVDDAIRMAAELDEPEDQNFVRAHAQADLAEHGDARRATTRIFGSRPGAYGAGILQVIESGNWRDDKDLAEVYTAWGGFAYGRDLDGVAASDDMESNYRRITVAAKNIDTREHDIADSDDYFQYHGGMIATVRALTGRAPRAYVGDSTTPDAVRTRTLAEETARVFRARVVNPRWIGAMQRHGYKGAFELAATVDYLFGFDATAGVVHDWMYEKLAQEYVLDETNQEFMKDANPWALRGIIERLHEAADRELWEEPDPDLIAAMQQVYLELEGDIEDRQ; from the coding sequence ATGACTGACCAGCCCGGCACCGTCCGCATCGCGCTGCTCTCGACCTCCGACACCGACCTGCTGTCCGCCCGATCGGCCGACGCCGACTATGCCCTGGGCAACCCGTCCCGGCTCGACGTCCATGAGGACCTGCCCCGCCTGCTCGACGGGGCGGACCTGGTCGTGGTCCGCATCCTCGGCAGTGTCCGCTCCTGGCAGGACGGCATCGACGCCGTGCTCGCCGCAGGTGTGCCTGTCGTCGTGCTCGGCGGCGAGCAGACTCCTGACGCCGAGCTGATGAGCCACTCCACCGTGCCGGTCGGGACGGCTGCCGAGGCGCACGCCTACCTGGCCCAGGGCGGTCCGGCCAACCTGACCAACCTGCACGCGTTTCTCTCCGACACCGTGCTGCTGACCGGTGTCGGCTTCGAGCCGCCGTACGTCGTGCCCGAGTGGGGCTGGGCGGAGCGCCCCGTCGGTGATCGACCGATCGAGGACCGATCGATCGAGGACCGATCGATCGCGGACCGATCGATCGCGGACCGGCCCAGGGCCAGGGTCGGCGTGCTCTACTACCGCGCCCACGAGGCCAGCGGCAACGCCGGCTTCGCCCATGACCTGGCCGATGCGCTCGACGCGACGGGCGAGGCGGTCGGACTGCCGATCTTCTCCTCGTCACTGCGCACCGCGCCCGATGAGCTGTACGACGCCCTCGGCTCACTCGATGCGCTGGTCGTCACCGTCCTCGCGGCCGGAGGCACCAAGCCCGGGACCGCCAGCGCCGGCGAGGACGACGAGGCGTGGGACGTGGAGCGGATCAAGGCACTCGACATCCCTGTCCTGCAAGGGCTCTGCCTGACCTCGAGCCGCGCGGAGTGGGAGGAGAGCGACGACGGCGTCACCCCGCTCGACTCGGCCAACCAGATCGCGATCCCCGAGTTCGACGGTCGCATCATCACCGCTCCGTTCTCCTTCAAGGAGATCGATCCTGATGATCCCGCCGGCCTTCCCCGCTATGTCTCCGACGAGGAGCGCTGCCGCCGGGTCGCGGGCATCGCGGTCAACCACGCCCGGCTGCGACACATCGCGCCGGGGGACCGCAAGATCGCAGTGATGCTGTCGGCCTATCCCACCAAGCACTCCCGCATCGGCAACGCCGTCGGCCTGGACACTCCGGTCTCCGCGATTCGGTTGCTGCGCCGGATGCGTGAGGCCGGCTATGACCTCGGCCCGGCCGGCGGAGAGGTCACCCGGTTCCTCGACCTGGACGACGACACCGAGGCCGGCAACGGCTTGATCCACGCCCTCATCGCCGCTGGTGGTCAGGACGAGGAGTGGCTCACAGCTGCCCAGCTCAGCGAGAGCCACGTGCGCATCTCCGCCTCGGACTATGAGCGATGGACGGCCGACCTCCCCGAGCAGCTGCGTGACGAGATCGTCGAGGCATGGGGCGCCGCGCCAGGCGAACTCTTCGTCAACGCCGAGGGTGAGATCGTCCTGGCCACCCTGCGGGCGGGCAACCTCGTGGTGATGATCCAGCCGCCACGCGGCTTCGGGGAGAACCCGGTCGCGATCTACCACGACCCGGAGCTGGCGCCGAGCCACCACTACCTCGCGGCCTATCGTTGGCTGCAGGCCCCGCAGGAGCAGAACGGCTTCGGTGCTCATGCCGTCGTACACCTCGGGAAGCACGGCTCGATGGAGTGGCTGCCCGGCAAGAACGCCGCCCTCGCCGCGACCTGCGCCACCGACGCGGTGATCGGCAACCTGCCGCTGATCTATCCGTTCCTGATCAACGACCCGGGCGAAGGGGCCCAGGCCAAGCGGCGCGCACACGCCACGATCGTCGACCACCTGATCCCGCCGATGGCGCGGGCCGAGTCGTACGGCGACATCGCCAAGCTGGAGCAGCTGCTCGACGAATACGCCAACATCGCCGCGATGGATCCGCCCAAGCTGCCGATGATCCGTGCCCAGATCTGGACTCTGATGCAGTCGGCCCAGATGCACAAGGACCTCGGGCTCGAGACCCAGCCCGGGGACGAGCAGTTCGACGACTTCATCATGCACGTGGACGGGTGGCTGTGCGAGGTGAAGGACGCCCAGATTCGCGACGGACTGCACATCCTCGGTCAGGCGCCCTCCGGTGAGGCAAGGGTGAACCTGGTCCTCGCGATTCTCCGGGCGACCCAGATCTGGGGCGGCCAGCAGGCCTCCTTGCCTGGCCTGCGCAACGCACTGGGCCTCAAGGAGGACGCGCCCGCGACCGAGGTCGACGCCATCGAGAGCCGCGCGAAGACACTCGTGCAGGAGATGGAGAACGTCGGCTGGGACGTCGCCGCGGTGCCGCAGGTGCTGGCCGCGCACGAGCCGGACGCATCAGCCGACCTGACCGCGATCCTCGAGTTCGCCGCGACCCAGGTGGTGCCGCGTCTGGCCGGGACCGCCGACGAGCTCGACGCGGTGCTCCATGCCCTGGACGGCGGGTTCATCCCGGCCGGGCCGAGTGGCTCCCCCCTGCGTGGGCTGGTCAACGTGCTCCCGACAGGGCGCAACTTCTACACCGTCGACCCCCGCGCGGTGCCCTCCCGCCTGGCGTGGGAGACCGGTGTGTCCATGGCGGAGTCACTCGTCCAGCGCCATCTCAGCGAGACCGGTGACTACCCGCGATCGGTGGGTCTGTCGGCCTGGGGGACCAGCGCCATGCGCACCTCGGGGGACGACATCGCCGAGGTCCTGGCGCTGATCGGCATCCGGCCCGAATGGGACCCCGCCTCCCGTCGGGTCAACGGACTGACGGTGATCCCGCTGGAGGAGCTCGGCCGTCCGCGCATCGACGTCACCGTCCGCATCTCCGGCTTCTTCCGCGACGCCTTCCCGCACGTCATCGCGATGGTGGACGACGCGATCCGGATGGCCGCCGAGCTCGACGAGCCCGAGGACCAGAACTTCGTCAGGGCCCATGCCCAGGCGGACCTGGCCGAGCACGGGGACGCCCGTCGTGCCACCACGCGCATCTTCGGCTCCCGGCCCGGTGCCTATGGTGCCGGCATCCTGCAGGTGATCGAGTCGGGCAACTGGCGCGACGACAAGGACCTGGCCGAGGTCTACACGGCCTGGGGCGGCTTCGCCTATGGCCGGGACCTGGACGGTGTCGCAGCCAGCGACGACATGGAGTCCAACTATCGGCGCATCACCGTCGCGGCCAAGAACATCGACACCCGCGAGCACGACATCGCCGACTCCGACGACTACTTCCAATATCACGGCGGCATGATCGCCACCGTCCGCGCGCTCACCGGCAGGGCACCTCGGGCGTACGTCGGCGACTCGACGACTCCGGATGCCGTGCGCACCCGGACCCTCGCCGAGGAGACCGCCCGGGTCTTCCGGGCCCGCGTGGTCAACCCGCGCTGGATCGGCGCCATGCAACGGCACGGCTACAAGGGCGCGTTCGAGCTGGCTGCCACAGTCGACTACCTCTTCGGGTTCGATGCCACGGCAGGGGTGGTGCACGACTGGATGTACGAGAAGCTCGCCCAGGAATATGTCCTGGACGAGACCAACCAGGAGTTCATGAAGGACGCCAATCCGTGGGCGTTGCGCGGCATCATCGAGCGCCTGCACGAGGCCGCCGACCGGGAGCTGTGGGAGGAGCCCGACCCGGACCTGATCGCGGCCATGCAGCAGGTCTACCTCGAGCTCGAGGGTGACATCGAGGACCGGCAATGA
- the cobF gene encoding precorrin-6A synthase (deacetylating), which yields MSRRIRIVGIGSGHPDQITLEAAAAIASVDYVIAAAKSPDDPLLEARREICRRHGNPEVIAVPDPERDRMDPADYTGAVTHWHDARAAAYEQVLLERYGDAAFLVWGDPMLYDSTIRVVERIHERGNVHFDWDVLPGISSLQVLAARHRIVLHEVGQPTVITTGRRLHEAIADGAENIAVMLDAHLACADLAEPAQWHLWWGANLATPAEVLVAGSLDSVLPRVRREREVAKTASGWVMDTYLLRRRGSRR from the coding sequence GTGAGCCGGCGGATCAGGATCGTCGGGATCGGTTCGGGCCACCCGGACCAGATCACTCTGGAGGCGGCCGCGGCGATCGCATCGGTCGACTATGTGATCGCGGCAGCCAAATCCCCCGATGATCCACTGCTGGAGGCCCGACGCGAGATCTGCCGGCGTCACGGAAACCCCGAGGTCATCGCCGTTCCCGATCCGGAGCGCGATCGCATGGATCCCGCCGACTACACCGGTGCAGTGACGCACTGGCACGACGCCCGCGCGGCGGCGTACGAGCAGGTCCTCCTCGAGCGGTATGGCGACGCGGCGTTCCTGGTGTGGGGTGATCCGATGCTCTACGACTCGACGATCCGCGTGGTCGAGCGGATCCACGAACGCGGCAACGTCCACTTCGACTGGGACGTGTTGCCGGGGATCTCGAGCCTCCAGGTGCTGGCCGCCCGGCACCGGATCGTGCTTCACGAAGTCGGACAGCCGACGGTGATCACCACGGGTCGCCGTCTCCATGAGGCGATCGCCGACGGCGCGGAGAACATCGCAGTGATGCTCGATGCGCATTTGGCCTGCGCCGACCTCGCCGAGCCCGCGCAGTGGCACCTGTGGTGGGGCGCGAACCTCGCGACTCCGGCGGAGGTCCTGGTCGCCGGATCCTTGGACTCCGTGCTTCCACGGGTACGTCGTGAGCGAGAGGTCGCCAAGACGGCGTCGGGCTGGGTGATGGACACCTACCTGTTGCGTCGGCGCGGATCCCGACGTTGA
- a CDS encoding ABC transporter substrate-binding protein, producing MTAGLSGCFLNDPNDAESGLGGNAFATGGTQDGDGKVQIMGTFGGPEQKALLASLEDFEKESGIEIDYVSEKDLPTVIKQKAKAGDTPDIALFPQPGGLLELADEGHIQPIDTYLDYDALEKSLVPGFLEAARLNGRVYGAPMKMAVKSLVFYPKKAYEKAGYDTAPKSLEEMRQIAGEMKADGTAPWCMGWNDAQNTGWVGTDWIEEFVLREAGPDVYDEWVDHDIAFDDPQIIKAFEAFKKTVLADGQTYGGTKTILNTNFGESITPEFSSPPKCFWHRQGDFILSFLPKKIGANVDEEVGVFVLPPSESGFKGQPILGGGDTAALFNGNDKEAIEVMKFLTSDEFGGPWAKAGGWLSPHQSFDAEQYSSEMTKQIAEIVAQVDVFRFDASDLMPKAVGSDSFWDGMVAFAKGESAAKVTKRIDESWPEE from the coding sequence ATGACGGCCGGACTCTCCGGCTGCTTCCTCAACGATCCGAACGACGCGGAGAGTGGCCTGGGCGGCAACGCCTTCGCCACGGGTGGCACCCAGGACGGTGACGGCAAGGTGCAGATCATGGGCACCTTCGGCGGCCCCGAGCAGAAGGCGTTGCTGGCCTCGCTCGAGGACTTCGAGAAGGAGTCCGGCATCGAGATCGACTATGTCTCGGAGAAGGACCTGCCGACCGTCATCAAGCAGAAGGCCAAGGCAGGCGACACCCCTGACATCGCGCTGTTCCCGCAACCCGGCGGGCTGCTCGAGCTGGCCGACGAGGGGCACATCCAACCGATCGACACCTACCTCGACTATGACGCGCTCGAGAAGAGCCTGGTTCCTGGGTTCCTCGAGGCAGCACGGCTCAACGGCCGGGTCTATGGCGCGCCGATGAAGATGGCGGTCAAGAGCCTCGTCTTCTATCCGAAGAAGGCCTACGAGAAGGCCGGCTATGACACCGCGCCGAAGAGCCTGGAGGAGATGCGCCAGATCGCCGGGGAGATGAAGGCGGATGGCACGGCCCCCTGGTGCATGGGCTGGAACGACGCGCAGAACACCGGTTGGGTCGGCACCGACTGGATCGAGGAGTTCGTGCTGCGAGAGGCCGGACCCGACGTCTATGACGAGTGGGTCGACCACGACATCGCCTTCGACGACCCGCAGATCATCAAGGCCTTCGAGGCCTTCAAGAAGACAGTGCTGGCCGACGGGCAGACCTACGGCGGGACCAAGACGATCCTCAACACCAACTTCGGTGAGTCGATCACCCCGGAGTTCTCCTCCCCGCCCAAGTGCTTCTGGCACAGGCAGGGCGACTTCATCCTCTCGTTCCTCCCCAAGAAGATCGGCGCGAACGTCGACGAGGAGGTCGGAGTCTTCGTGCTGCCTCCCTCCGAGAGCGGCTTCAAGGGTCAGCCGATCCTCGGTGGAGGCGACACCGCAGCCCTCTTCAACGGCAACGACAAGGAAGCGATCGAGGTGATGAAGTTCCTCACCTCGGACGAGTTCGGCGGCCCGTGGGCCAAGGCCGGTGGCTGGCTCTCACCGCACCAGAGCTTCGATGCCGAACAGTATTCGTCCGAGATGACCAAGCAGATCGCAGAGATCGTCGCCCAGGTCGACGTCTTCCGTTTCGACGCCTCCGACCTGATGCCGAAGGCGGTCGGCTCGGACTCCTTCTGGGACGGGATGGTGGCGTTCGCCAAGGGAGAATCGGCTGCCAAGGTGACCAAGCGGATCGACGAATCGTGGCCGGAAGAATGA
- a CDS encoding carbohydrate ABC transporter permease produces MSSATSTQTREPAREPSSDEPEAYGRANWLKVGIGLAGVWLLGWGLANLFLSFGYYPQWYGHKLVIALLAVIGGVAGAAAIFWFLNILVEGLPGWLCTRLLPLVYVLPAFGLICLMLVYPVLQTVNYSFANADSTAYVGLSNYREIFTEDEFQSSILNNLLWLLIVPAVTVAIGVVVAVLADKLSARGEKVAKSMIFLPMAISFVGASAIWKLVYDYRNKGENQTGLLNAVWTGLGGDPQVWLAVSDAKLNSILLMVILIWLQVGFAMILLSSAIKGVPQETLEAARIDGASELQIFWSVVVPQIKGTVITVFITVLILVLKVFDIVYVLTDGRNQTNVIANLFFTELIAREQAGRASAIVVILLLAVLPVLVYQVRHFRREEAAR; encoded by the coding sequence ATGAGCAGCGCCACCTCCACGCAGACCCGGGAACCGGCCCGAGAACCGTCGAGCGACGAGCCCGAGGCCTACGGTCGCGCCAACTGGCTGAAGGTCGGCATCGGCCTGGCTGGCGTCTGGCTGCTGGGCTGGGGACTGGCCAACCTGTTCCTCTCCTTCGGCTACTACCCACAGTGGTACGGCCACAAGCTGGTCATCGCGCTGCTCGCCGTCATCGGCGGCGTGGCCGGGGCCGCGGCGATCTTCTGGTTCCTCAACATCCTCGTCGAGGGGCTGCCGGGTTGGCTCTGCACCCGGCTCCTCCCGCTGGTCTACGTGTTGCCCGCGTTCGGCTTGATCTGCCTGATGCTCGTCTATCCCGTGCTGCAGACCGTCAACTACTCGTTCGCCAACGCCGACTCCACGGCGTACGTCGGGCTGAGCAACTATCGCGAGATCTTCACCGAGGACGAGTTCCAGTCCTCGATCCTCAACAACCTGCTCTGGCTGCTGATCGTGCCCGCGGTGACGGTCGCCATCGGCGTGGTCGTCGCGGTGCTGGCCGACAAGCTCTCGGCGCGGGGCGAGAAGGTCGCCAAGTCGATGATCTTCCTGCCGATGGCGATCTCCTTCGTCGGGGCCTCGGCGATCTGGAAGCTCGTCTACGACTACCGCAACAAGGGCGAGAACCAGACTGGGCTGCTCAACGCGGTCTGGACCGGGCTCGGCGGCGACCCACAGGTGTGGCTCGCGGTCAGCGACGCAAAGCTCAACTCGATCCTGCTGATGGTGATCCTGATCTGGCTCCAGGTCGGCTTCGCGATGATCCTGCTCTCCTCCGCGATCAAGGGCGTCCCGCAGGAGACCCTCGAGGCAGCGCGGATCGACGGTGCCAGCGAGCTCCAGATCTTCTGGTCCGTGGTGGTGCCGCAGATCAAGGGCACCGTGATCACCGTCTTCATCACCGTGCTGATCCTGGTGCTGAAGGTCTTCGACATCGTCTACGTCCTCACCGACGGACGGAACCAGACCAACGTGATCGCCAACCTCTTCTTCACCGAGCTGATCGCTCGCGAACAGGCCGGACGTGCCTCTGCGATCGTGGTCATCCTGCTGCTGGCCGTGCTGCCCGTCCTCGTCTACCAGGTCCGGCACTTCCGCCGTGAGGAGGCAGCACGATGA
- a CDS encoding carbohydrate ABC transporter permease, protein MSLRMKDGRPISPVAIVATIALALLWTIPTIGLLVSSFRSRDEQISSGWWTALGDPFGTGWTLDNYSGVFEGGGFGTAFINGLVVAIPATVIPIMFAAFAAYAFSFMDFRGKDILFIVIVAVMVVPIQVAFQPMLDLLGPRGLGISGQYIAVWILHTGFGMPLAVYTLRNYMSTLPRTVIESAKMDGATHFQTFWRLIVPMSMPALAAFAILQFLWVWNDLLIAKLFLSSDNTTVIVKLQQLLGAQGQGTELLTAGAFISMAVPMLVFFSLQRYFVRGLTAGAVKG, encoded by the coding sequence ATGAGCCTGAGGATGAAGGACGGCCGCCCGATCAGCCCGGTCGCGATCGTCGCCACGATCGCTCTCGCCCTGCTCTGGACGATCCCGACGATCGGCCTGCTGGTCTCGTCGTTCCGGTCCCGCGACGAGCAGATCTCCAGCGGCTGGTGGACCGCCCTGGGCGACCCGTTCGGCACCGGATGGACCCTGGACAACTACAGCGGCGTGTTCGAGGGCGGCGGCTTCGGTACGGCGTTCATCAACGGGCTGGTGGTGGCAATCCCGGCCACCGTCATCCCGATCATGTTCGCCGCGTTCGCGGCCTATGCGTTCTCCTTCATGGACTTCCGCGGCAAGGACATCTTGTTCATCGTGATCGTTGCGGTGATGGTGGTCCCGATCCAGGTCGCCTTCCAGCCGATGCTTGACCTGCTCGGCCCTCGGGGCCTGGGCATCAGCGGGCAGTACATCGCGGTGTGGATCCTGCACACCGGCTTCGGTATGCCGCTCGCGGTCTACACGCTGCGCAACTACATGTCGACGCTTCCGCGCACCGTGATCGAGTCCGCGAAGATGGACGGCGCCACACACTTCCAGACCTTCTGGCGCCTGATCGTGCCGATGTCGATGCCGGCCCTGGCCGCCTTCGCGATCCTCCAGTTCCTCTGGGTCTGGAACGACCTGTTGATCGCCAAGCTCTTCCTGAGCTCGGACAACACCACCGTGATCGTCAAGCTGCAGCAGCTGCTCGGGGCGCAGGGACAGGGCACCGAGCTGCTGACCGCGGGAGCCTTCATCTCGATGGCCGTCCCGATGCTGGTCTTCTTCAGCCTGCAGCGCTACTTCGTCCGCGGCCTCACCGCGGGTGCCGTCAAGGGATGA